From the genome of Candidatus Desulfarcum epimagneticum, one region includes:
- a CDS encoding putative nucleic acid-binding protein, contains PIN domain (Evidence 3 : Putative function from multiple computational evidences), with amino-acid sequence MRGFILPDTDVLIDFFRGHRKAADFIHDHFARIILSSIVVAELWAGVKGDAEQAALEDFISLFRVAPITAGIARAGGLYKRDYGKSHGVGLADALLAATAEEEGAELKTLNTKHYPMFKGLRSAYEK; translated from the coding sequence ATGCGTGGTTTCATTCTTCCCGACACGGATGTTCTGATTGATTTTTTCCGGGGCCATAGAAAAGCGGCGGACTTCATCCATGACCACTTCGCCCGGATTATTTTGTCATCCATCGTTGTCGCGGAGTTATGGGCCGGCGTGAAGGGCGATGCTGAACAGGCCGCTTTGGAAGACTTCATTTCCCTTTTTCGAGTCGCGCCGATAACCGCCGGGATTGCCCGGGCCGGGGGACTTTACAAGCGAGATTACGGCAAGTCCCACGGCGTGGGTTTGGCGGACGCTCTTTTGGCCGCCACTGCCGAGGAGGAGGGCGCCGAGCTTAAAACTCTGAACACGAAGCATTATCCAATGTTCAAAGGACTCCGGTCCGCTTACGAAAAATAG
- a CDS encoding Toxin-antitoxin system, antitoxin component, ribbon-helix-helix domain protein, translating to MVRTQIYLTQRQRDELAIMARNSGKKQSELIRDALDRFISESGRAQRRAVLSRVQGIWKDRKDLPDFKALRSEWDRG from the coding sequence ATGGTAAGAACTCAGATTTATTTGACGCAGCGTCAGCGTGACGAGTTGGCGATCATGGCCAGGAATTCAGGAAAAAAACAAAGTGAGCTGATTCGTGACGCGTTGGATCGTTTTATCAGTGAATCGGGGCGGGCTCAACGCCGGGCGGTATTGAGCCGGGTTCAGGGAATTTGGAAAGATCGCAAGGATCTTCCTGATTTCAAGGCCCTTCGATCCGAATGGGATAGGGGCTGA
- a CDS encoding hypothetical protein (Evidence 5 : Unknown function) — MPVPIFLLIPPEKKPEEKKGLKMAEHPFFGMSSQDAGKSVSDEIDALRKPRYDDICDIFIRTQRGNQKAAKLMEKADERFLSIQT; from the coding sequence TTGCCTGTCCCTATTTTTCTATTGATCCCTCCAGAGAAAAAGCCGGAGGAAAAGAAGGGCCTGAAAATGGCGGAGCATCCTTTTTTCGGCATGTCGTCCCAAGACGCCGGCAAATCAGTGTCAGATGAAATAGACGCTTTGAGGAAGCCCAGATACGATGATATTTGTGATATATTTATCCGGACACAGAGAGGCAACCAAAAGGCCGCGAAGTTGATGGAAAAGGCGGATGAAAGGTTTCTTTCCATCCAGACTTAA
- a CDS encoding putative Kef-type K+ transport system, membrane component (Evidence 3 : Putative function from multiple computational evidences) gives MNPLWILAAFIFGAVVSRIGLPPLVGYLLAGFALNSIGVTGGETLKTIADAGVTLLLFTIGLKLKIKSLAKPEIWAGASIHMMVTVAVFGVVIQALAFSGAPLFGSLTGQTALLIAFALSFSSTVFAVKTLEEKKEMASRHAAVAIGILIMQDIIAVVFLAASTGNVPSAWAPLLFVSLFIARPVLGRLMAMCGHGELLMLFGILMTVAGHSGFELVGLKGDLGALLTGMLFASHPKARELADRLLGFKDLFLIGFFLNIGISGSPTPAGLIIALALALVMPLKTGLFLIILTRFKLRVRTSLLASLSLSNYSEFGLIVASIGVANGWISAEWLVTLAIALSMTFIMAAPLNAASHSIYARMSGRLHFFETSKRLPEDEPIYPGDAEIAILGMGGVGASAYDEMRRRYGDIVIGVDFNPEEVSAHRKKGRRVLYGDAEDSDFWKRIEPSKSKVTLVMLALPDPRTGVFSIQQMKERGYKGQITASVRYEDEIRLLKDAGVDAVYSLYEEAGVGFADHVCAHMDYCKLKHTTGLERREKDAPHARRLGM, from the coding sequence ATGAACCCATTATGGATTTTAGCCGCGTTTATATTCGGCGCGGTCGTCAGCAGAATCGGACTGCCTCCCCTTGTGGGATATCTGCTGGCCGGATTCGCGCTTAACAGCATCGGTGTGACGGGTGGCGAAACGCTCAAAACAATCGCCGACGCCGGCGTCACCCTGCTTCTTTTTACCATCGGACTGAAGCTCAAAATCAAAAGCCTGGCAAAACCCGAAATCTGGGCCGGCGCGTCCATTCACATGATGGTCACGGTCGCTGTTTTCGGCGTTGTGATCCAGGCGCTCGCTTTTTCAGGAGCGCCCCTCTTTGGCTCATTGACCGGACAAACCGCGCTGCTGATCGCGTTCGCCCTGAGTTTTTCAAGCACGGTCTTTGCCGTGAAAACGCTCGAGGAAAAAAAAGAGATGGCCTCCCGGCATGCCGCCGTCGCGATCGGCATTCTGATCATGCAGGATATCATCGCGGTTGTCTTTTTAGCGGCGTCCACCGGAAACGTTCCTTCCGCATGGGCGCCGCTTCTTTTTGTGTCGCTTTTTATCGCAAGGCCCGTTCTTGGAAGGCTGATGGCCATGTGCGGCCATGGCGAGCTGCTGATGCTTTTCGGCATACTGATGACGGTGGCCGGTCACAGCGGCTTTGAGCTTGTGGGATTAAAAGGCGACCTAGGGGCGCTTTTGACCGGAATGCTTTTCGCCTCTCACCCCAAGGCCCGTGAGCTGGCGGACAGATTGCTTGGATTCAAGGATCTGTTTTTAATCGGGTTTTTTTTAAATATCGGCATTTCCGGCTCTCCCACGCCGGCGGGGTTGATAATCGCGCTTGCGCTGGCCCTGGTCATGCCGTTGAAGACCGGATTGTTTTTAATCATCCTGACGCGTTTCAAGCTGCGCGTCCGCACATCTTTGCTTGCGTCTCTGAGTCTGTCCAATTATAGTGAGTTTGGCCTGATTGTCGCTTCCATAGGCGTCGCCAACGGCTGGATCAGCGCGGAATGGCTGGTGACGCTCGCCATCGCGCTTTCCATGACCTTCATCATGGCCGCTCCCTTAAACGCGGCTTCCCACAGCATTTACGCGCGAATGTCCGGCCGTCTGCATTTTTTCGAGACTTCAAAACGCCTGCCTGAAGATGAGCCGATCTATCCGGGCGACGCTGAAATCGCGATTCTCGGCATGGGGGGCGTGGGGGCGAGCGCCTATGACGAAATGAGACGCCGATACGGCGATATCGTGATCGGTGTTGATTTTAACCCGGAGGAAGTGAGCGCGCATCGAAAAAAGGGAAGGCGGGTTCTTTACGGAGACGCCGAAGACAGTGATTTCTGGAAACGCATCGAGCCTTCAAAAAGCAAGGTGACCCTGGTGATGCTGGCCTTGCCTGATCCCAGGACAGGCGTATTTTCAATTCAGCAGATGAAAGAAAGAGGCTACAAAGGACAGATCACCGCGTCGGTCCGCTATGAGGACGAAATTCGTCTTTTGAAAGACGCGGGGGTTGACGCCGTATACAGTTTGTATGAAGAAGCGGGCGTCGGTTTTGCCGACCATGTGTGCGCGCATATGGATTATTGTAAACTCAAACACACAACGGGATTGGAGCGGCGGGAAAAAGACGCGCCACACGCCCGGCGTTTGGGCATGTGA
- a CDS encoding conserved hypothetical protein (Evidence 4 : Unknown function but conserved in other organisms) yields MFTDFIRFHLNCFSVFTICIFSCSCVKSFANNSLENEDAAIVTSEVEEYANSVVKPLIANVPNEDKLSMLRKISEIIISREHGVNSNAVEPSKYIYYDIFDTLKLGFLVTLNLSFHQKQNIKNWHAKYMSDTAADVFFAPSASEIIKDRAAFGCTHYARVFIAVVKELKIIDNPGDLRYAATCVAKDYNMAYKRQDYEMTINGHQFAMVRIGPKWYAINTSKGETVEMSMDFSPDKISPPNNTAIQFQSYPEVTFLFRKIGKNHSDNIQDNSLIKLMNIYRSGENNRQSFSWSEYEKL; encoded by the coding sequence ATGTTCACTGATTTTATTAGATTTCATTTGAATTGCTTTTCAGTCTTTACAATCTGTATTTTTAGCTGCTCATGCGTTAAATCATTTGCAAATAATTCCTTAGAAAACGAAGACGCGGCAATCGTGACTTCCGAGGTTGAAGAATATGCAAATTCAGTTGTCAAACCTTTAATTGCCAACGTTCCAAATGAGGATAAGCTCTCGATGCTTCGAAAAATTTCTGAAATAATAATAAGCAGGGAGCATGGTGTTAACTCCAATGCGGTGGAACCATCAAAATATATTTATTATGATATCTTTGACACTCTAAAATTAGGCTTCCTGGTCACGCTCAATCTTTCTTTTCACCAGAAGCAAAATATCAAAAATTGGCATGCCAAATACATGTCAGATACTGCAGCCGATGTTTTTTTTGCGCCATCTGCAAGTGAAATCATAAAAGACAGAGCCGCTTTTGGCTGCACGCATTATGCGAGAGTATTTATAGCTGTCGTTAAAGAGCTCAAGATAATAGACAATCCTGGTGATTTGCGTTATGCGGCCACCTGTGTGGCAAAAGATTATAATATGGCATATAAAAGACAAGATTATGAAATGACAATCAATGGTCATCAATTTGCCATGGTGAGAATAGGTCCGAAATGGTATGCGATTAATACCTCAAAAGGTGAAACAGTTGAAATGTCAATGGACTTTTCGCCCGACAAGATTTCACCGCCCAATAATACTGCCATTCAATTCCAATCTTATCCTGAAGTTACTTTTCTCTTCAGAAAGATAGGTAAAAATCACTCTGACAACATACAGGACAATTCGCTTATCAAGTTAATGAATATATATCGATCAGGTGAGAATAATCGCCAGTCTTTTTCATGGAGTGAGTATGAAAAGCTGTAA
- a CDS encoding putative nucleic acid-binding protein, contains PIN domain (Evidence 3 : Putative function from multiple computational evidences), with product MELLQCAKNKTQHKKTKDFLKSFGFVVLPLTENIGHRASIYVEEYTLSSSIRSGDAIIAATAVENNMTLSSSNVKHFRVIRDLRLKTFKP from the coding sequence ATGGAACTTCTGCAATGCGCTAAAAACAAAACGCAACATAAAAAGACCAAAGATTTCTTAAAATCATTTGGGTTTGTCGTTCTTCCTCTAACAGAGAACATTGGCCATCGAGCCTCTATTTACGTTGAAGAATACACCTTGTCATCCAGTATCAGGTCAGGCGACGCTATAATCGCCGCGACAGCCGTTGAAAACAACATGACGCTTTCCTCAAGCAATGTGAAACATTTCAGGGTGATAAGAGATTTGCGATTGAAGACATTCAAGCCTTGA
- the cspA gene encoding major cold shock protein (Evidence 2a : Function from experimental evidences in other organisms; PubMedId : 10696873, 1597410, 1961761, 20345064, 2404279, 7515185, 8197194, 9405743, 9439003, 9692981; Product type f : factor), with protein sequence MANGIVKWFNSGKGFGFIEQEDGPDVFVHYSAINSSGFKTLEEGDRVSFEIEDGPKGPAAANVTLT encoded by the coding sequence ATGGCCAATGGAATCGTAAAATGGTTTAACAGCGGAAAGGGCTTCGGCTTTATCGAGCAGGAAGACGGTCCGGACGTATTCGTCCATTACTCAGCGATCAACAGTTCCGGTTTCAAAACCCTTGAAGAAGGGGACCGGGTTTCTTTTGAGATTGAGGATGGCCCCAAAGGACCCGCCGCCGCGAATGTGACCTTGACTTAA
- a CDS encoding conserved hypothetical protein (Evidence 4 : Unknown function but conserved in other organisms) — MPNKLLHLKAAARLRSPFEAGENSGRKILKGITMKSAIFVDFDNIYIRLKEQDENLASSFAKKPSQWLSWIEESLEGHSSNNPTRRVLVRRCYLNPKTFGDYRPYFIRSAFETIDCPSLTTQGKNSADIHMILDIMDLIKHETNFDEFIILSADADFTPVLLRLRKWDKRTTILSIGPSSSAYRAVADVVIDQDQFCEEALSDLNFDTQPVRNEPSAVQAAGPDECGKLIVNRVAQSNKPVSMATIASAIRRTFPDIADGWGGYDSFKKYVNTLNLEGLSISNVTPGYIFDPKRHNTPKASAQIKCDENFKSERPDLEPLAQKISDLTDTPYFPPNHYKMLFNKIATEVNLNKYHFTYTSKAVRDACKEAGIRIGRQHINFILRGITFGGHDFKENNTEDVISKAFVKNTITLCAKAQINLNEDDINLIVSWFS; from the coding sequence ATGCCCAACAAACTTCTTCACCTGAAGGCAGCCGCGCGTCTGCGGAGCCCGTTTGAAGCGGGTGAGAATAGCGGTCGAAAAATACTGAAAGGTATAACGATGAAAAGCGCCATATTTGTCGATTTTGACAATATTTACATAAGACTGAAAGAACAGGATGAGAATTTAGCAAGCTCATTTGCTAAAAAACCGTCACAATGGCTTTCATGGATAGAAGAATCACTTGAAGGGCACAGCTCAAATAACCCAACTCGAAGGGTTCTCGTCAGGAGGTGTTACCTAAACCCCAAAACATTTGGAGATTACCGCCCATATTTTATCCGCAGCGCATTTGAAACAATTGACTGTCCATCATTAACGACACAAGGGAAAAACAGCGCGGACATACACATGATTTTGGACATTATGGATTTGATCAAACACGAAACCAATTTTGACGAATTCATTATTCTGTCGGCTGACGCAGACTTCACACCCGTTTTATTGCGCCTGAGAAAGTGGGACAAACGCACCACAATCCTGTCTATTGGTCCTTCTTCATCCGCATATAGAGCTGTGGCTGATGTTGTGATTGATCAAGATCAATTTTGTGAAGAAGCTCTGTCGGATCTCAATTTCGACACACAACCGGTTAGAAACGAGCCCTCTGCCGTCCAGGCCGCGGGGCCGGATGAGTGCGGTAAACTTATTGTCAATCGTGTCGCTCAATCAAATAAACCTGTCAGTATGGCTACAATAGCATCTGCTATTCGAAGAACTTTTCCTGATATCGCCGATGGGTGGGGTGGTTATGATTCATTCAAAAAGTATGTAAACACACTGAACCTTGAAGGGCTGTCGATATCCAACGTCACGCCTGGTTATATATTTGATCCAAAAAGACACAATACCCCGAAAGCCTCAGCGCAAATAAAATGTGACGAAAATTTTAAATCAGAGCGCCCTGATCTTGAACCTCTTGCGCAAAAAATCAGTGACTTAACCGACACTCCCTATTTCCCTCCAAATCATTATAAGATGCTGTTCAATAAAATAGCAACAGAAGTGAATTTGAATAAATATCATTTTACCTATACTTCCAAAGCGGTGCGAGACGCTTGTAAAGAAGCTGGAATTCGAATTGGAAGACAGCATATTAATTTTATTTTGCGTGGGATCACATTCGGTGGTCATGATTTCAAAGAAAATAACACAGAAGATGTTATTTCTAAGGCATTTGTGAAAAATACAATTACATTATGCGCAAAGGCGCAAATTAACCTCAATGAAGATGATATCAATTTGATTGTAAGTTGGTTTTCATAA
- a CDS encoding hypothetical protein (Evidence 5 : Unknown function) translates to MEKWEQANHHRKNRDRHNNTLFEEYFKDHEKPTRRYKSPVTRIDIAAKERLSVLNDLELMNLNSRTLYPGLEGFAKSIAWEIDLYGKNGTFSDYLQK, encoded by the coding sequence TTGGAAAAATGGGAACAGGCAAATCACCATAGAAAAAATAGGGACAGGCACAATAATACCCTTTTTGAAGAGTATTTTAAAGATCATGAAAAACCGACAAGAAGATATAAATCCCCAGTAACTCGTATTGATATTGCTGCAAAAGAGCGGCTAAGCGTCCTTAATGATTTGGAATTAATGAATTTAAACTCAAGGACATTGTACCCAGGTTTAGAAGGGTTCGCTAAATCGATAGCTTGGGAAATTGATTTATATGGAAAAAATGGAACATTTTCTGATTATCTGCAGAAATAA